The following proteins come from a genomic window of Triticum aestivum cultivar Chinese Spring chromosome 6A, IWGSC CS RefSeq v2.1, whole genome shotgun sequence:
- the LOC123130367 gene encoding protein At-4/1: protein MAAAAAAATTAAGDGELESLLRNFHRFSQGYKDALAEVQALRVSCSSESKKREALESHITDLKKDNERLRRLYTETLFKFTNQIKYHTEAQGLKEELGKANSRLLSMEEEHKREIEQLKHDNEMNCNALESKLSCALVQQAADEAAIKQLKLDLGAHKAHIDMLGSKLEQVTAEVHMKYKNDIQDLHDVIMVEQEEKDDTQRKLKTAENELRILKMKHAEQQRDSVSVQHVESLKQKVMKLRKENESLKRRLASSELDCS, encoded by the exons atggcggcggctgcggcggcggcgacgacggcggcgggggaCGGGGAGCTGGAGTCGCTGCTCCGGAACTTCCATCGCTTCTCCCAG GGGTATAAAGATGCACTAGCTGAGGTCCAGGCTTTAAGAGTGAGCTGCAGTTCTGAATCCAAGAAGCGTGAAGCTCTTGAGTCGCATATAACAGATCTCAAGAAAG ATAATGAGCGGTTAAGGAGGCTGTACACTGAAACTTTATTCAAGTTCACCAACCAG ATTAAATATCACACAGAAGCTCAAGGTCTGAAGGAAGAATTAGGAAAAGCAAATAGCAGATTGCTATCCATGGAAGAG GAGCATAAGAGGGAGATCGAACAACTTAAGCATGACAATGAAATGAATTGCAATGCCCTGGAGAGCAAACTCAG CTGTGCTCTTGTTCAGCAAGCTGCTGATGAGGCTGCAATAAAACAACTCAAGTTGGACCTGGGTGCTCATAAAGCTCACATCGACATGCTAGGTAGCAAGTTGGAGCAGGTCACTGCTGAAGTACATATGAAGT ATAAAAACGATATCCAGGATTTGCACGATGTAATCATGGTGGAACAAGAGGAGAAAGACGACACGCAAAGGAAGCTTAAAACTGCAGAAAATGAGC TGAGGATTCTCAAGATGAAGCATGCAGAGCAGCAAAGGGACTCCGTCTCGGTCCAGCACGTGGAGTCGCTGAAGCAGAAGGTCATGAAGCTCCGGAAGGAAAACGAGTCGCTGAAGCGGAGGCTGGCGAGCTCCGAACTCGATTGCTCATGA
- the LOC123130368 gene encoding serrate RNA effector molecule, with amino-acid sequence MWPTWDAPRSPGDQPVRPLFAAPPGDRHARPGPARSWADQADADADDDPPLPPPPPLGSSRPVRLVDAIASRSEGAAQAQAQALPPPPPLGSSRPERVAGHRMDADSPRSDGRSSSPGGGQGARRRSRSPRQRGKPSPERVHVPLPPPPPVGSSRPVRVTYRLESDSSRSSRSSSPAEIMGPPRRRSPSRSNDGKRRHRSPPRRSPSPDPPKRPRRDDGAGRRSPPRGGRYERGGDGGRFAGHRAPDGPNSGYGASSKVQDITQRKGLMTYKQFILALEDDVSPAEAESRYQEYKTAYITTQKHAYFDLHKDDTRLKEKYHPTSLLSVIERRNEFCKAAAKSLILDLRSGTLDLGPGMIADGSSKSGNVNYGSSGNGEDYGNKRRKNGRGPPKEPGPLSTAPKAHPVSSKYRRIQADIDQTLALVRKLDMEKGIVGNILSIGGDHGKPDDDRSHVGSAGPLVIIRSLTTVKGLDGVELLDTLLTYLWRVHGVDYYGMSERRNATGFRHVRADNKIADAFNISAADWEKKLDSFWHERLVNGEDPLVVLTAKDKIDTATVEALTPYVKKIVDENYGYKYGCGAMGCAKVFHAPEFVHKHLKLKHPDLVSVLTLGVQDDIYFQNYMNDPNAPGGKPVMQQSEQDSGRMRRIADEQALGAFDEQGSNAPLIPDAPPTLLIPVPGAGLLGPFVPMPPDMAVQMMREQRPPRPNGAQRRKKPLMPEPMMPMYPHFPLDPRPLRRYNDLDAPEEEVTAIDYRSV; translated from the exons ATGTGGCCTACGTGGGACGCCCCGCGCTCTCCTGGAGACCAGCCCGTCCGCCCGCTcttcgccgcgccgcccggcgaTCGCCACGCGCGGCCCGGGCCCGCGCGCTCGTGGGCCGACcaagccgacgccgacgccgacgacgaCCCTCCgctcccgccgcccccgccgctcggCTCCTCCCGCCCCGTGCGCCTCGTCGACGCCATCGCCTCCCGCTCGGAGGGCGCCGCGCAGGCCCAGGCGCAGgcgctccctccccctcccccgctcgGCTCGTCCCGCCCCGAGCGCGTCGCCGGCCACCGCATGGACGCCGACTCGCCGCGCAGCGATGGGAGGAGCTCCAGCCCCGGAGGCGGCCAGGGCGCGCGGCGCCGCTCGCGCTCGCCACGCCAACGCGGGAAGCCGTCGCCGGAGCGCGTGCACGTGCCGCTCCCGCCACCTCCCCCCGTCGGCTCCTCCCGCCCCGTGCGCGTCACCTACCGCTTGGAGAGCGACTCGTCGCGCTCCTCCAGGAGCTCCAGCCCCGCAGAAATCATGGGCCCGCCGCGGCGGAGGTCGCCTTCGCGATCAAACGACGGGAAGAGGCGGCACCGCTCCCCGCCGAGGAGGTCGCCGTCTCCCGACCCGCCCAAGCGGCCTCGAAGGGACGATGGGGCTGGCCGACGCAGCCCACCGCGCGGCGGGAG GTACGAGCGCGGCGGAGACGGTGGCAGGTTCGCCGGGCATCGCGCTCCAG ATGGGCCTAACTCTGGCTATGGTGCTTCCAGTAAGGTTCAAGATATAACCCAAAG AAAAGGATTAATGACGTACAAACAGTTTATCCTAGCTCTTGAAGATGATGTTTCACCAGCTGAAGCTGAGAGCAG GTACCAAGAATACAAGACAGCATACATTACTACACAGAAACATGCCTATTTTGATCTCCATAAGGATGATACTAG GTTGAAAGAGAAGTACCACCCAACAAGCTTATTATCTGTTATTGAAAG GAGGAATGAGTTTTGCAAGGCTGCAGCGAAGAGTTTAATTCTTGATTTGCGAAGTGGAACTTTGGACCT TGGTCCTGGAATGATTGCTGATGGATCAAGCAAATCAGGGAATGTCAACTATGGAAGCTCTGGGAATGGTGAAGATTATGGCAACAAGAGAAGAAAGAATGGAAGAGGTCCCCCAAAAGAACCTGGACCACTTTCGACTGCTCCGAAAGCTCATCCAGTCAGTTCAAAGTATCGACGAATTCAAGCTGACATAGATCAAACTCTAGCTTTAGTGCGAAAGCTTGACATGGAAAAGGGTATTGTTGGAAACATTCTGTCAATTGGTGGTGATCATGGCAAGCCAGATGATGACAGATCACATGTTGGATCCGCAGGGCCTTTAGTCATTATCCGGAGCTTAACTACTGTCAAGGGCCTTGATGGTGTTGAGCTCCTTGACACTCTCCTTACCTACTTATGGCGTGTCCATGGTGTTGATTACTATGGCATGTCTGAGAGGAGAAACGCAACTGGTTTTCGTCATGTGAGAGCTGACAACAAAATTGCTGATGCGTTTAACATCAGTGCTGCTGATTGGGAGAAAAAACTGGATTCCTTCTGGCACGAAAGACTGGTGAATGGCGAGGATCCTCTAGTTGTATTGACTGCCAAGGACAAAATTGATACAGCAACTGTTGAAGCTCTGACACCTTATGTCAAGAAAATTGTGGATGAGAATTATGGCTATAAGTATGGGTGTGGAGCCATGGGGTGTGCAAAAGTTTTCCATGCTCCTGAGTTTGTTCACAAGCATCTAAAGCTCAAGCATCCTGACTTGGTCTCTGTGTTAACTTTGGGAGTCCAAGATGATATCTATTTCCAAAATTACATGAA TGATCCAAATGCCCCAGGTGGAAAGCCAGTTATGCAGCAATCTGAACAA GACAGCGGCAGAATGAGAAGAATAGCAGATGAGCAGGCATTAGGCGCTTTTGATGAGCAGGGTTCAAATGCCCCACTTATCCCTGACGCCCCTCCAACACTACTAATCCCTGTGCCTGGTGCTGG CCTATTGGGACCATTTGTTCCTATGCCACCAGATATGGCTGTTCAAATGATGCGAGAGCAAAGACCCCCAAGACCGAATGGTGCTCAGCGTAGGAAGAAACCTTTGATGCCTGAACCAATGATGCCCATGTATCCGCATTTTCCGCTTGATCCTCGTCCCTTGCGAAG GTACAATGATCTTGATGCTCCTGAGGAAGAAGTCACTGCCATTGACTACAGAAGCGTGTAG